The following coding sequences lie in one Notolabrus celidotus isolate fNotCel1 chromosome 6, fNotCel1.pri, whole genome shotgun sequence genomic window:
- the LOC117814849 gene encoding protein FAM50A-like translates to MFLSMLVAWMIPDVPRSLREQLKKENMMLMEFLLNQDQETRAKFDSPRRSAPCFPTTIDIVVEEPPDDEEEEEQQKEEEEEEEEEEDVETSLDVARRTCDSDPEDGKMPDDIGEDGQEERGEEKEEMRL, encoded by the coding sequence ATGTTCCTCAGCATGTTGGTTGCCTGGATGATCCCAGATGTACCACGGTCCCTGCGGGAACAATTGAAGAAAGAGAACATGATGCTGATGGAGTTTCTGCTCAATCAAGACCAAGAAACACGTGCCAAATTTGACTCTCCGAGACGCTCCGCCCCCTGCTTCCCAACCACTATAGACATCGTGGTGGAGGAACCAccagatgatgaagaagaagaggagcagcaaaaggaagaagaagaagaagaagaagaagaggaagatgtgGAGACCAGTCTGGATGTAGCCAGAAGGACTTGTGACAGCGATCCAGAGGATGGAAAGATGCCAGATGATATTGGAGAAGATGGACAAGAAGAGCgaggggaggagaaggaggagatgaGGTTATAG
- the LOC117813750 gene encoding ceramide synthase 2-like, with the protein MLQTVSDWLWWDRLWLPGNVSWSDLEDNEDCVYAKASQLYAVVPCALCLLFVRYLFERYLATPLANSWGIRDRVRLKAEGNHVLESFFCSQKRAPSQADVSSLCKKTSWPEGKVHIWFRRRRNQERAGLRKRFCEASWRCVFYFCAFVYGVMALYDKPWLYNLREVWAGFPKQSLLLSQYWYYLLEMGFYLSLLLSLTFDVKRKDFNEQVIHHIATLTLLGFSWISNYIRIGTLVMAVHDSADILLEGAKVLNYAKWHLTANAMFVVFTALFLLTRVVIFPFWLIHCTWVYPVELYPPFFGYYFFNVMLCILQILHIYWADLILRMLFKCLFSKLEGDDRSDEDENDSDTPVERNHKLSHKNGSGGRGRANGH; encoded by the exons ATGTTGCAGACAGTCAGTGACTGGCTGTGGTGGGATCGTCTGTGGCTGCCGGGGAACGTCTCCTGGTCTGATCTGGAGGACAATGAAGATTGTGTCTATGCCAAAGCCTCTCAACTTTACGCCGTAGTGCCCTGCGCCCTCTGCCTGCTCTTCGTCAGATACCTGTTTGAGAG GTACCTGGCCACACCACTAGCCAACTCTTGGGGAATCAGAGACAGGGTACGTCTCAAAGCAGAAGGAAACCACGTTCTAGAAAGTTTCTTCTGCAGCCAAAAACGGGCTCCATCACAG GCTGATGTGAGCTCTCTATGTAAGAAGACCAGTTGGCCAGAAGGCAAAGTTCACATTTggttcaggaggaggaggaaccaaGAGCGTGCAGGGCTTCGCAAGAGGTTCTGTGAggccag TTGgagatgtgtgttttatttttgtgcatttgtcTACGGAGTCATGGCTCTCTACGAT aaaccctggCTTTATAATCTGAGGGAGGTTTGGGCTGGCTTTCCAAAACAG TCCTTGCTGCTTTCTCAGTACTGGTATTACCTCCTGGAAATGGGCTTctacctctctctgctcctcagcctCACATTTGATGTGAAACGTAAA GACTTTAACGAGCAGGTGATTCATCATATAGCCACTCTCACCCTTCTGGGCTTCTCCTGGATTTCAAACTACATCCGTATTGGTACCCTCGTGATGGCGGTTCATGACTCTGCTGACATACTGCTGGAG GGTGCCAAAGTATTAAACTACGCCAAGTGGCACCTGACTGCAAATGCCATGTTTGTGGTATTCACAGCTCTCTTTTTGTTGACAAGAGTtgtcatttttcctttctg GCTGATCCACTGTACATGGGTTTACCCAGTGGAGCTGTATCCTCCCTTCTTTGGTTACTACTTCTTCAATGTGATGTTGTGTATTCTTCAAATACTCCACATCTACTGGGCCGATCTAATATTACGAATGCTTTTCAAGTGTCTTTTTAGcaag CTGGAAGGTGACGACAggagtgatgaagatgagaatGACAGTGACACACCTGTGGAAAGAAATCACAAACTGAGTCATAAAAATGGCTCTGGAGGAAGAGGCCGGGCAAATGGCCATTGA
- the cfap161 gene encoding cilia- and flagella-associated protein 161 isoform X1, with product MSYAMTYRAGVKTGNWLEDLRLQEDEKKEYLEEKDRGELLYQKLDFLKQNMLRPVNLTVTTDGRLHFGDVVMLVNLGGENREYSAVSINADMNSLTKPPSPGIKAPCGVSAGRDIQACTRTTFIITSVDGSPEGSTLHYEQSFALKTTSGFAGGLYLMSDRQSFQKCAKNSRLQEVNLDEDFSFLSWWKIMHFDPQERLENEGQPVPANLKVLIKHCKTNQALAVLGDQVLWTTFSKEYEVTAHTFLDSHKAEKDTNHWILCTSDPAGNGLLLPNHPQSVADNQELIQANPDI from the exons ATGTCCTACGCGATGACGTATCGTGCGGGTGTGAAAACGGGAAACTGGTTGGAGGACCTGCGCCTACAAgag gATGAGAAGAAAGAGTACCTTGAGGAAAAAGACAGGGGTGAACTTCTCTACCAGAAACTAGACTTCCTCAAACAGAACATGTTGAGACCG GTGAATCTCACTGTGACTACAGATGGAAGATTGCACTTTGGGGATGTTGTGATGTTGGTGAATCTGGGAGGAGAAAACCGGGAGTACAGCGCTGTCAGCATCAATGCAGACATGAATAGTCTGACCAAACCTCCTTCTCCTGGCATTAAAGCCCCATGTGGTGTCAGTGCGGGAAGAGACATTCAAGCTTGCACACGCACTACCTTTATCATTACTAG TGTGGATGGAAGTCCTGAAGGATCTACTCTACACTATGAGCAAAGTTTTGCCCTGAAAACAACAAGTGGCTTTGCCGGAGGG CTTTACTTAATGAGTGACCGGCAAAGTTTTCAAAAG TGTGCAAAGAACTCCCGTCTACAAGAAGTTAACCTGGATGAAgacttctcttttctctcatgGTGGAAGATAATGCACTTTGACCCGCAGGAGAGACTTGAAAATGAGGGTCAGCCTGTCCCT gcTAACCTGAAGGTGCTGATTAAACACTGCAAGACAAACCAGGCTCTTGCTGTTCTGGGTGATCAAGTCCTTTG GACCACATTCAGCAAGGAGTATGAGGTAACAGCTCACACCTTCTTGGACTCTCACAAAGCGGAAAAGGACACCAACCACTGGATACTGTGCACCTCTGACCCTGCAGGGAATGGACTTTTACTTCCCAACCACCCACAGTCAGTAGCTGACAACCAGGAGCTCATACAGGCAAACCCTGACATCTAA
- the cfap161 gene encoding cilia- and flagella-associated protein 161 isoform X2, translating into MLRPVNLTVTTDGRLHFGDVVMLVNLGGENREYSAVSINADMNSLTKPPSPGIKAPCGVSAGRDIQACTRTTFIITSVDGSPEGSTLHYEQSFALKTTSGFAGGLYLMSDRQSFQKCAKNSRLQEVNLDEDFSFLSWWKIMHFDPQERLENEGQPVPANLKVLIKHCKTNQALAVLGDQVLWTTFSKEYEVTAHTFLDSHKAEKDTNHWILCTSDPAGNGLLLPNHPQSVADNQELIQANPDI; encoded by the exons ATGTTGAGACCG GTGAATCTCACTGTGACTACAGATGGAAGATTGCACTTTGGGGATGTTGTGATGTTGGTGAATCTGGGAGGAGAAAACCGGGAGTACAGCGCTGTCAGCATCAATGCAGACATGAATAGTCTGACCAAACCTCCTTCTCCTGGCATTAAAGCCCCATGTGGTGTCAGTGCGGGAAGAGACATTCAAGCTTGCACACGCACTACCTTTATCATTACTAG TGTGGATGGAAGTCCTGAAGGATCTACTCTACACTATGAGCAAAGTTTTGCCCTGAAAACAACAAGTGGCTTTGCCGGAGGG CTTTACTTAATGAGTGACCGGCAAAGTTTTCAAAAG TGTGCAAAGAACTCCCGTCTACAAGAAGTTAACCTGGATGAAgacttctcttttctctcatgGTGGAAGATAATGCACTTTGACCCGCAGGAGAGACTTGAAAATGAGGGTCAGCCTGTCCCT gcTAACCTGAAGGTGCTGATTAAACACTGCAAGACAAACCAGGCTCTTGCTGTTCTGGGTGATCAAGTCCTTTG GACCACATTCAGCAAGGAGTATGAGGTAACAGCTCACACCTTCTTGGACTCTCACAAAGCGGAAAAGGACACCAACCACTGGATACTGTGCACCTCTGACCCTGCAGGGAATGGACTTTTACTTCCCAACCACCCACAGTCAGTAGCTGACAACCAGGAGCTCATACAGGCAAACCCTGACATCTAA